The window CCCTGAGACTTTTAATTTGATAAAAAATAGTATAATAAATGATAACGACAGTTCTGTCAGGGAGGCTGCTGTTCAGGAACTTGCTCATTGGTGGTATGATTCTCCTGAGACTTTCACTCTAATAATAGGCAGTATAAGAAACGATAGTGATTCTTTTGTAAGAAGATGTGCTGTTCAGGAACTTGCTCGTAGGTGGCACGATTTCCCAGAGACTCTTTCTTTAATAAAAGAAGAAATAACAAAAGATAAAGATAATTTTGTCAGAAGCACTGCTGTTCGAGAACTTGCTCGTGGGTGGCATGAAGACCCTGAAACTCTTTCTTTAATAAAAGAAAAAATAACAAAAGATAAAGATAATTTTGTCAGAAGTACTGCTGTTCAGGAACTTGCCCGTGGGTGGCATGAAGACCCTGAAACTCTTACTCTTATAATAGAACAAATAACGAATGATAAAGATTATTCTGTCAGGTGTACTGCTGTTCGAGAACTTGCCAATGGCTGGCACGATTTCCCAGAGACTCTTTCTTTAATAAAAGAAAAAATAACAAACGACAAAAATAATTTTGTCAGAAGTACTGCTGTTCGAGAGCTTGCTCGTAGGTGGCATGATCTCCCAGAGACTCTTTCTTTAATAAAAGAAAAAATAACAAAAGATAAAGATAATTTTGTCAGAAGTACTGCTGTTCAGGAACTTGCCCGTGGGTGGCATGAAGACCCTGAAACTCTTACTCTTATAATAGAACAAATAACGAAAGATAAAGATAATTCTGTCAGGTGTACTGCTGTTCGAGAACTTGCCAATGGCTGGCACGATTTCCCAGAGACTCTTACTTTAATAAAAGACAGGGTAACAAATGATAAAGATAATTTTGTCAGATGTATTGCTGTTCTGGAACTTGCTCGTGGTTGGCACGAAGATCCTGAAACTCTTGATTTGATTAAAAACAGAATAATCAACGATAACGACAGTTCTGTCAGGGTGTCTACTGTTCAGGAACTTTCTTGTGGGTGGCATGATCTCCCCGAAACTCTTGATTTAATAAAAGACAGGATAACAAATGATGAAGATAATCGTGTAAGGGTAGTTGCCGTTAAGGAACTTACTCGTGGCTGGCATGAAGACCCTGAAACTCTTATTTTTATAAAAGACAGGATAACGAGTGATAAAGATAATTTTGTCAAATGTACTACTGTTCGGGAACTTGCTCGTGGTTGGTATGAAGATCCTGAAACTCTTATTCTAATGAAACAATATGCGACTGTCTCTAAAGATAGTTATATTAGGTGTATTGCTGTTCAGGAACTAGCCCGTGGTTGGCATGAAGATCCTGAAACTCTCAATATTATAAAACATGCCATTTCCGATGGAAATAATGATGTCAGGCGTACTGCTGTTCAGGAACTAGCTCATTGTTGGCGTGCTGATCCTGAAACTCTTACTCTTATGAAACAATATGCCACTATCTCTAAAGAGAATTCTGTCAAGTATACTGCTATTCAGGAACTGGCAGGTGGCTGGCATGAAGATCCTGAAACTCTCAATATTATAAAACATGCCATTACCGATGAAAATAATGATGTCAGGCGTATTGCTGTTCAGGAACTTGCTCGTGGTTGGCATGAAGATCCTGAAACTCTCAATATTATAAAACATGCCATTACCGATGAAGATTATTTTGTCAGAAGTACTGCTGTTCAGGAACTTGCTCGTGGTTGGCATGAAGATCCTGAAACTCTCAATATTATAAAACATGCCATTACCGATGAAAATAATGATGTCAGGCGTATTGCTATTCAGGAACTTGCTCGTGGTTGGCATGAAGATCCTGAAACTCTCAATATTATAAAACATGCCATTACCGATAAAAATAATGATGTCAGGCGTATTGCTATTCAGGAACTTGCTCGTGGTTGGCATGAAGATCCTGAAACTCTCAATATTATCAAACATGCCATTACCGATGAAAATAATGATGTCAGGCGTATTGCTATTCAGGAACTTGCTCGTGGTTGGCATGACGACCCTGAAACCCTCAATATTATCAAACAGAGGGCCACGACTGATGAAGAAGGGTATGTCCGGAGTACTGCAGTTCAGGAACTTGCTCGTGGTTGGCATGACGACCCTGAAACCCTCAATATTATCAAACAGAGGGCCACGACTGATGAAGAAGGGTATGTCCGGAGTACTGCAGTTCAGGAACTGAAAAAATGGTGGAGTGAAGAGGTAGAAGAAAACATTGAAGAGAATGTTTCATCTGAAATCATAACACACAAAGAGATTTCAGTTTTTGAAATTGCAAACGTAGAAAATGTTAGTGAAGACTTTTCTGGGGCTGTAACATCTGAAAATATTGAGGTTGAGATTGTTCGATCTTTTTTGGACCCCACTGATTGTAATGATGAAAATACTGAAGTAACTGAAAATGTCGAAATTCCTGAGAAGATGGGTGAAGAGAAAGTAGACGATTTTATCCAAGTGAAAAAAATTGCTGAATTAAAAGTAAATAGTGATTCTGGTAATGTTGAAACTCTGCTTGTTTCTGTTTCTAAACGTGAAAACGATATTATAAGAGTTGCTGCGGTGCAGCTTAATTTTAAATTGTCTGATGCAGGTTTTCCACCTCAGATTATTGATAAAAAGCAGTCAAAATCCAAGGTTCTGAAGGCTCTCAAAATGGCATGTGATGAAGAGGCTGATATTGTTTGCCTGCCGGAACTTTGTATATGTGAAGATTGGATTCCAGAGATCAAAGATGTGTGTCAGAATATAGCGGTAATAGCTGGGAGTTATTACGACGCAGAAAAACATAATGTTTGTCAACTGTTGTTAGATTCCGGTTCAGATGTTCCCTCGCAAATAAAAATAATTCCTTCTCCTTTTGAGGAAAAAGGGATCATTAGCCAGAAGATGGTATCTGGAGATAGGTTAAACATTTATGATACAAAGGTAGGGAAATTTTCCGTACTTATCTGCAGGGATTTCATTAACTTGAGGCATCAGCTTCGAGGTAAGACAGATATTATCTTCGTTCCTTCCTATAATAAAGAAATAAAACGGTTCCATGAAGATGCAAATAATCACATAAACAATGGCCCTGCATATATCGTGATATCAAACACATCTCTTTATGGAGGCACTTCTGTATTCGGAAGAATTCGAAAAGAGCTTAATAATGAGCTTGTGGATGCAGGATATAAAGTGAAAGAGGACGGCTTGTATAAGCTGTGCGAACTTAAAGAAGGAGAAGAGGGGCTTATTATTGCTGATTTCAATCTTGTTCACAAGTCCATTCAGGTGCCAACTCCGGCAAACCCTGCTGAAGATATAAGACCTGTTCCGCATATCGAGAAGAAAGTAATCGAATTTTGAGTTTGCTATTGGGCAGGGACAGATTCTGATTAAAAACTGCCCCAAAATCTCAATCAACCTTCTTAAAAATGAAAATAAACTCCTTCCCAGCCTTCCTTTTTTCAACGTACCCCATTTCTTCCAGATGAAAAAGGTCACTTCTGGCTGTAGCGTATGCCACGCTGTAAGTGGTTACTATTTCTTTAATCGTGACGGGTTTTTCAGGTTGCTTCAAGAACTGCTTGAGGATTTCTGCCTGCCTTAACGTCAGATTTCCGGATTCGGTAATGATTCTCAGGGCTTGAGACTGCTCTTTCTGTTTTCTTTCCAGATATTCAAGGATATCGTCAAGGGCTTTTTGTATGCAGTCAAGGTTGTATTTGAGGAAATATGTAAGGTCGCCTGAATCATTTGGGGTTCGGTCTGATTCGGTATAGAGGTAGGCATTTCTATACTGCTTTTTTGAGTTATTTATTACTCTTGAGACTGCCATGTACTCGAAAAGCCAGTAATCGTTTTTGAGTAGATGCCAGTAGAAAAGAGCCCTTGCGGTCCTGCCGTTGCCATCGTTGAAGGGATGAATGTATCCGACCAGGAAGTGGATTATTATTCCCTTTATCACGGGGTGGATGAAATTCTCATCCTTGCTGCTGGCAAAATCACATAATTCATCAATTAATTTCGGAATTTCAGGATATTCCACAGGTTTATGAAGCAGTGTCCCGTCATGGGAATAAACTGCTATCTCGTTGTTTTCCCTGAAATTGCCTTCGTATTCGGTTTTTTCAAGGGTACCGTTTGTAATCATCCTGTGGATTTCAAGGATTTTCTCAGGGGTGATGGCTTCGTTTTTTAAATCCACTATATGCTTCACGGTATCGTAATTGTTTACAATCATTTTTTCGTCTTTATTTTTAGGCTTCCTGTTCTCCTGCAGCATCCTTTTTGCAATTTCCCTTGTAGTTGCTGCACCTTCGATCTGGCTTGAAGCTATTGCTTCTTCCATCAAGGAGTTGATAATGTATTTTCTTCTATTGTCCTGCAGGGCATCAAGACTGCTGAGAAGATTTCCTGCTGCGGATTTATCCAGAATATGGAGTTTTTCCTGAAATTCGTCTATTAAGTTATACTTGAAAATCCAGTCCCCAAATTCCAGAGATTTTGCTTTTAATTCTCTGGACACTTTCATCAGGTTCCACACAATAAAAGGGTCCAGGGGAAGTTTCCTGTGTTTTAACTCCTCCCAGTGCAGATACCTCTCATTGTACCTGTGGGCTAACTCTGCAATTTTATCCTCATGAAGAAATTTTCCAGCTTCTTCAAGGGTTTCTTTTGAATAATCAGGGACAATCGGGAGTTTCATATTATCATTTTCTACCTTTTTCTATCAATTTGATTGATTTTGATAGATATTGATAGTTTCTTGCCTATATTTCTTTCTATCAATTTGATAGATTTTGATAGAAATTTGATTGATTTTGATAGATATTGATAGTTTCTTGCCTATATTTCTTTCTATCAATTTGATAGATTTTGATAGATACTGATAGTTCTAAATAATAGTCCTCAATATCAACACTACCTATTGACAGTGTTTTTAATTAGTTATCTTTCATTTTCCTATCAATTTGATAGATTTTGATAGATATTGATAGGAAAATTGAAGATCGGCGATTCTACATCAACCAATAAAAACGATTCAGATACATTAATCAAAAATAATGTAGCTTCTTCAATTTCAAAAAGAGTTTAGTGTATAGCTAAGAGACTGTAACAAAATAAAATAGGCAATTATTTATACCAGTTTGCCCTATTTACTATATATGCTTGAGGAAATGATTTCCAAAAAATATGACTTACTAAAACCTTTTCTTGATGAAAAAAGCAAACGTTTATTTGCCGCTGCAGAAGCGCTTAGTATTGGCACAGGTAACATCAGCATAGTCTCTCGTGCAACGGGTATTTCTCAAGATACAATTAAAAAAGGTTGCAATGAACTGAAAAGTGGCAAATCTCTTTCTGATGATAAAATACGTGCTCCTGGAGGAGGCCGTAAAAAGAGTGTTGAGAAAGATCCTACTCTTTTATCCGATCTTGAGTCACTTATTGAACCAACAAGTCGTGGAGACCCGGAATCTCCTTTACGCTGGACTTGTAAAAGTCTTCGAAATTTAGCAGGAGAACTCCAGAATATAGGGCATAAAGTAAGTCATGCAAGAGTTGCGGATATGCTTCGCATGCTTGGTTACAGTTTACAAGCGAATAAGAAAACCATAGAAGGAACTGAGCATCCTGATCGTGACAAACAGTTTGAGCATATAAATGATAAATGTAAGCTATTTCAAGGTGAACATCAGCCTGTAATCTCAGTAGATACAAAGAAGAAAGAGTTAATTGGAAATTTCAGGAATGTTGGTCGTGAATTGCGTCCAAAAAAAGATCCAATACCTGTCAATGTATATGATTTTAAGGACAAAGAACTGGGAAAGGTAAATCCATATGGGGTATACGACATTACTAATAATGAGGGATGGGTAAACGTCGGTATAGATCATGATACAGCGTCTTTTGCAGTTGAAAGCATACGTAGATGGTGGAATCTAATGGGATGTGAATCATATCCTGATGCAAAAAAACTTTTAATTACTGCAGATTGTGGGGGGAGCAATGGATCAAGAGTACGATTATGGAAAACAGAATTACAAAAATTAACGGACGAAATTGGATTGGAGATTTCGGTTTGCCACTTTCCTCCAGGTACAAGTAAATGGAATAAAATTGAGCATAGATTATTTACCCAGATAACTTTAAATTGGAGGGGAAAACCACTAACAAGCTATGAAGTAATTGTAAACCTTATTGCAGCAACAAAGAATTCAAAAGGGCTCAGAGTAAAATGTATGTTAGACACGAATAAGTATCCAAAAGGAACTAAAATCGAAAAAAAACAGGTTGAAGAATTAGGCATTATACATGATGAATTTCACGGAGAAT is drawn from Methanosarcina lacustris Z-7289 and contains these coding sequences:
- a CDS encoding HEAT repeat domain-containing protein, with protein sequence MARIFVSSTFKDLEECREKVRLTLRQMGHEDVAMEYFVAEDKGPVDKCLEDVADCDLYVGIFAWRYGYIPNGYDKSITELEYRKAVETDKNCLIFLLHEEALWPRKYVDKGDNLAKIEALREELSTRYTVNFFESSEELARKVGAATYIWEIKDEITINERMVEINIEKYAKTISNKYRTLDLDALTPSKREEYLSIKLSNVFVEQKVRENSPPIELPKDVWEKIKEERGTESDCLPEGLTQDKIKSARSYYSRKSEFVLDVITNEKNKYLVILGDPGSGKSTLTRYVLLSLLNINRDERLNDKINGYLPLLIELRKFIGLCSKNKCESFLDYFDYLEKTAGYNLKKIDIEKYLQENGKALVIFDGLDEIVDSEEWETVNHMIAGFTTTYPKIRIIVTSRIVGYKNKVLEDAGFIHFTIQDFDNEQINTFLDRWYSVVLENQEEIAERKERIFKALKESSSIQQLVGNPLLLTILAIIGKRQDLPSERWELYDHAASVLVEHWDVNKHLMSNNINASFIGGKEKKELLMRIAFKMQSSPKGLAGNFIHRLDLQREIEEYIIYRFRESPRNAKIIAKSIINQLRERNFILCLYDADSFSFIHRTFLEYFCAMDITTKFDNHELDIEVLKKEYYEKYWEDPTWHEVLRLICGMKDKFAENIIECLMEIYDPQFFGNRPPENISLAIKCFSELRNPYAIDNTAKRLLQRIFKLFEMVRWTQDIISFLASEILPSTKIVGPKWSHKDLIADQFVKSQVYINYPDDLFLTSFDSTFISYLGDKLFLDDVYLRFIYGRIDLNLNDILAEFISIIGSNSEMLYNSVLSKISNSDESRLLAVLTLGKYTPKEKQVLSLFSALLEKEKNTDVRRAVVQELARGWHEDPETFNLIKNSIINDNDSSVREAAVQELAHWWYDSPETFTLIIGSIRNDSDSFVRRCAVQELARRWHDFPETLSLIKEEITKDKDNFVRSTAVRELARGWHEDPETLSLIKEKITKDKDNFVRSTAVQELARGWHEDPETLTLIIEQITNDKDYSVRCTAVRELANGWHDFPETLSLIKEKITNDKNNFVRSTAVRELARRWHDLPETLSLIKEKITKDKDNFVRSTAVQELARGWHEDPETLTLIIEQITKDKDNSVRCTAVRELANGWHDFPETLTLIKDRVTNDKDNFVRCIAVLELARGWHEDPETLDLIKNRIINDNDSSVRVSTVQELSCGWHDLPETLDLIKDRITNDEDNRVRVVAVKELTRGWHEDPETLIFIKDRITSDKDNFVKCTTVRELARGWYEDPETLILMKQYATVSKDSYIRCIAVQELARGWHEDPETLNIIKHAISDGNNDVRRTAVQELAHCWRADPETLTLMKQYATISKENSVKYTAIQELAGGWHEDPETLNIIKHAITDENNDVRRIAVQELARGWHEDPETLNIIKHAITDEDYFVRSTAVQELARGWHEDPETLNIIKHAITDENNDVRRIAIQELARGWHEDPETLNIIKHAITDKNNDVRRIAIQELARGWHEDPETLNIIKHAITDENNDVRRIAIQELARGWHDDPETLNIIKQRATTDEEGYVRSTAVQELARGWHDDPETLNIIKQRATTDEEGYVRSTAVQELKKWWSEEVEENIEENVSSEIITHKEISVFEIANVENVSEDFSGAVTSENIEVEIVRSFLDPTDCNDENTEVTENVEIPEKMGEEKVDDFIQVKKIAELKVNSDSGNVETLLVSVSKRENDIIRVAAVQLNFKLSDAGFPPQIIDKKQSKSKVLKALKMACDEEADIVCLPELCICEDWIPEIKDVCQNIAVIAGSYYDAEKHNVCQLLLDSGSDVPSQIKIIPSPFEEKGIISQKMVSGDRLNIYDTKVGKFSVLICRDFINLRHQLRGKTDIIFVPSYNKEIKRFHEDANNHINNGPAYIVISNTSLYGGTSVFGRIRKELNNELVDAGYKVKEDGLYKLCELKEGEEGLIIADFNLVHKSIQVPTPANPAEDIRPVPHIEKKVIEF
- a CDS encoding Fic family protein codes for the protein MKLPIVPDYSKETLEEAGKFLHEDKIAELAHRYNERYLHWEELKHRKLPLDPFIVWNLMKVSRELKAKSLEFGDWIFKYNLIDEFQEKLHILDKSAAGNLLSSLDALQDNRRKYIINSLMEEAIASSQIEGAATTREIAKRMLQENRKPKNKDEKMIVNNYDTVKHIVDLKNEAITPEKILEIHRMITNGTLEKTEYEGNFRENNEIAVYSHDGTLLHKPVEYPEIPKLIDELCDFASSKDENFIHPVIKGIIIHFLVGYIHPFNDGNGRTARALFYWHLLKNDYWLFEYMAVSRVINNSKKQYRNAYLYTESDRTPNDSGDLTYFLKYNLDCIQKALDDILEYLERKQKEQSQALRIITESGNLTLRQAEILKQFLKQPEKPVTIKEIVTTYSVAYATARSDLFHLEEMGYVEKRKAGKEFIFIFKKVD
- a CDS encoding ISAzo13 family transposase → MLEEMISKKYDLLKPFLDEKSKRLFAAAEALSIGTGNISIVSRATGISQDTIKKGCNELKSGKSLSDDKIRAPGGGRKKSVEKDPTLLSDLESLIEPTSRGDPESPLRWTCKSLRNLAGELQNIGHKVSHARVADMLRMLGYSLQANKKTIEGTEHPDRDKQFEHINDKCKLFQGEHQPVISVDTKKKELIGNFRNVGRELRPKKDPIPVNVYDFKDKELGKVNPYGVYDITNNEGWVNVGIDHDTASFAVESIRRWWNLMGCESYPDAKKLLITADCGGSNGSRVRLWKTELQKLTDEIGLEISVCHFPPGTSKWNKIEHRLFTQITLNWRGKPLTSYEVIVNLIAATKNSKGLRVKCMLDTNKYPKGTKIEKKQVEELGIIHDEFHGEWNYTFKPKNMVN